CGAAATAGCGGGCACCCGGGGCGTCGTCGAGCGCGGTCACGCGAAAGGTGGCCGGATGCTCGCTGCCATCGTCGAGCCGCACCGGGCGCGAGAATTCGATCGGATCCGAGGTGTGCCAGCCGTCCGCGCGCAGCCGCGCCGCGGTGGCAAAGGCATCGGCGCTCTTGCACGACATCGCCGCGCAGCCGCCGCCGCGCTGCTGGGCGTCCCAGTAATACTGCCGGCTGGGGCTGGGCGCGGTCACGTGCAGCAGCTCGACGTAGTCCCGCTCCAGCATGATGCAGTGGTTCTGCGAGCCCAGCGTGTGGTAGCCGCGCGGCGTCAGCGTGAAACCGAGCCGCTGCCAGGCCTGTGCCCCGGCATCGAGGTCGGGGCACACCACCACGGCGTGATCGAACATAGCTGCTTGCGTTGCCATCGGCATCCCCCCGGACGCATGGCGCACGGCGGCGCCGGACTGGTTTATTCGAACTGGATATTGGCCTTGCGCGCCACCGCCTGCCATTTGTCATGCTCGCGGCGTACCAGCTGGCCGAGCTCGGCCGGGCTGCCGCCGACGATTTCGAAGCCTTGCGCGCCGAGCGCCTCGACCACGCGCGGCTGGCGCAGCGACTCGACCAGCGCGCTGTGGAGGCGCGCCACCGTCGCCGCCGGCAGGTCGGCCGGACCGAACACGCCGATCCACGAATACGCCTCGAAGCCCTTGATGCCCTGCTCGGCCACCGTGGGCACCTGCGGCAACTGGCGCAGCCGGCTGGTGCCGGTCACGCCCAGCACCTTGATCGTGCGCGCGGCCACGTGCGCCTGCACCGCGGCGTAGCTGCTGAAGAAGATGTCGACCTCATTGGACAGCACCGCCTGCACCGCCGGGCCGCCGCCCTTGTAGGGCACGTGCAGCATATGCACGCCGGCCTCGGTCGCGAGCGCCTCGGCCGCGAGCTGGTTCAGGCTGCCGATGCCCGACGACGCATAGCGCACACCGTCGTGCCTGGCCCTGGCCAGCGCCACCAGTTCCCGCACATTGGACGCCGGCAGCGCCGGGTTGGCGGCGATCACGAGCGGGAAGCGCACCAGCTGCGAGATCGGCGAGAAATCGCGGAAGGTGTCGTAGGGCAGCTGCTTGTAGGCAAAGGGGTTGATCGCATGCGTGTCGAACGCTATCAGCAGCGTATTGCCGTCGGGCCTCGCGCGCGCCACGGCGCTCGACGCGATCAGCCCGCCCGCGCCCGGCTTGTTGTCCACCACCACGGTCTGACCCAGCGCCGCCTTCAGCCCGGGCTGCAGCTGGCGGGCGACGATATCGACGCTGC
The window above is part of the Cupriavidus taiwanensis LMG 19424 genome. Proteins encoded here:
- a CDS encoding tripartite tricarboxylate transporter substrate binding protein, with protein sequence MSSADRTRRRRLLLKILPLGALPGPMLHAAAASAADGAAGNRPIALVLPFPPGGSVDIVARQLQPGLKAALGQTVVVDNKPGAGGLIASSAVARARPDGNTLLIAFDTHAINPFAYKQLPYDTFRDFSPISQLVRFPLVIAANPALPASNVRELVALARARHDGVRYASSGIGSLNQLAAEALATEAGVHMLHVPYKGGGPAVQAVLSNEVDIFFSSYAAVQAHVAARTIKVLGVTGTSRLRQLPQVPTVAEQGIKGFEAYSWIGVFGPADLPAATVARLHSALVESLRQPRVVEALGAQGFEIVGGSPAELGQLVRREHDKWQAVARKANIQFE